The nucleotide sequence GCCCCCGGAGTTGCAGCTCCGGGGGCTCTGTTCGGGCCGTTCCTCCGTGGAAGGAACCACGACCCATGAACCACGTTGTCACACTTCAGGACGCCATCACGGCGTATGCCGACTTCATGGAGCCGACCAGCGCGGAGCTGGACGCGATCGAGCGGGAGATGCCCGTCATCCTGGCGGACGTTGAGCTGCTGGACGCGCACATCGCCACCATCGACCGCACGCCAACCGAGCTGGACACCCGCCGCATCCGCCGGGCCCGCCGCCAGGCGCTCGCCGCCCGCGTAGCCCTGCTCAACCGGACGGCCGCCGCGGGAGCTCCGGGCGGTGCGGCATGACGTCGCAGGCTGTGGAACGCGCGACGGTGCCGCCGCTGACCCGCTCGGAAACGGGGCTCGCCGGTGTGGGTGCGCTGGCCGCGGCCGGTGTCGGCGCGCTCGGTCTGATCTCCTCGTTCGACGCGGTGTCGTTGGCCGCGGCGCGGTGGGGGTTCGGTGAGCCATGGATGCTGCCAGTCGGCATCGACACCGCGATCCCGGTGTTCACGGTGGCCAACCTGCTGTTGATCCGGATGGACATGGCGTTGGCGTGGGTGCGGTTCGTGCCCTGGGCGCTCACCCTGGTCACGTGCGGGCTGAACATCGCCGCCGGTAGCGCGGTGTGGGCGAAAGTCGCGCACGGCACGATGCCGCTGCTGTGGGTGGTGTTCTCCGAGATCGGCGCTCACATCTACGCCGTGCGGATCGGGGCCGCGACTGGCCGGCGCATGGAGAAAATCCGCTTCTCGCGGTGGTTGCTGGCGCCGTTGTCGACGTTCGCTCTGTGGCGGCGCATGACCTTGTGGGAGGTCACCTCCTACAGCGCAGCACTGGGCATGGAGCGTGAACGGCTGCTGGCCCGTGCGGACCTGCACGAGCGGTTCGGCCGCGGCTGGCGCCGGAAGACGCCCCGGCGTGAGCGCGTGATGCTCCGCATGGGCGAACTCACCCCCGCCACAACCGCGCCGGTCGAGCCCGACCCAAAGCCGGAGCCCGTACAGGCACCGGAGCCGCCAGCATCCCGTCCGGCGCGCAAGCGGTCCGCGAAGCCCAAGCCCGCCACCGGTCAGCGCACCGCGGCCGAACTGCTGGACGAAGCCCGCACGCTGGCGGCTGACTGGTCGGATGACGCGGTCAACGCCGAAGCGTTGCGGAAGGCGCTGCGGTGCGGGTCGGCAGCAGCGCGGCAGGTGCGTGACGCCCTGCTCGCCGAACGCCAGGAAGCCCGCTCCCTGCACGCGGTAAACGTCACTCCGGCTGAGGCTGAGGGGGTTGCGGCATGAGCACCCTGACCACGGCCCTGTTAGCCGCGCTGCCCCTGCTGGCGGGCTGGATCGTTCACGTGTGGTGGCTGCATCGCTGCCTGACCACCGCCCGCAGGGACCCGCTCACGGGGCTGGTCACCCGCGACGGGTTCACCCGCCGCGCGACCGCCCTGCTGAAGGACCCGCGGGCGGTCGTTGTCCTCGCCGACGTCGACAAGTTCAAGCAGATCAACGACACCCACGGGCACGCCGCGGGCGATGTGCTGCTGAAGGCGACCGCGGACCGGCTCGCCCACCACGTGGGCCGGACCGGGGTCGCCGGGCGGCTGGGGGGCGATGAGTTCGCCGCCGTGCTCATCGACCCGCACGGCACCGCCGACGACATGCTGACCCTGCTGCACGGCGTGCTGGCCCGCCCCATCGACGGCCACGACCCCGCCATACACACCACGGTTTCCCTGGGCTGGGTGCGCGCCGCGGACTTCCCCGCCGACGACTTGTCCGGGCTGCTGCGCCGGGCGGATGAGGCGATGTACGCGGCCAAGCAAGCCCGCTCCGGCACCCGTCGTGCGGGCCTGGGCCGGTTGTTCGCCACGGTCGCCGGGCGCCGCTCCGGCCGCGCTGGCGCCCGGTCGGGTGGCCCGGTGGGGGTGGCGGTCTGATGTCCGCCTACGCCAAGTGCTTCGACCCTGCTGGGGCCCGGTTCGGGATACCCACCTATCCGTGGCACTTCGCCCCGGACGGCTACGCCACCCGCCGACAGTTGCGCGCCTCCGGCCTGCGTCCGGGCGGGCAGGAGGTGGCCGCGCAGATCATGCGCACGCACCGCGGCCGCAAGGCGGGTGTGCAGGTGGCGTTCCTCTACCGCGTCGACCGCGCGAAGCCGGTGCGGCCGATGACGTCCCGGAAGTGGGGTGCGCTCGCGCTGGCGATGCTGGCCCGCCGCACCTGCCCCAACTGCCGGATCACCTACGGCTACTGCATCCCGACCTCACTCGGAGTGTGCGTGGCCTGCGCCTACCCCGACGAACAGCGCACCGCTGCCCACGCTGCCTGAGCCTCGAAAAGGGCGGCCAAAGGGCAGGTAGAAGGCAGGCAGAAGACCTGGTCAGACCAGGGTGCCGGCCGCAAGAGTCATGACAGGGCCCGACCGCTCACCTCCTACAGCGTTCGGCCGGGCCCGTGCTCCCTCACGCCCGTAAGCGGAAGGAAGTCCCAGTGAAGCACCCCGACGACGACAACGAACTCTTCAACCGACTGGAAGCCGAAATCGCCGCCGACTCCGGCGGCGACGTGGTCGACCTGAACGCCGCCCGATCGGCCCGCGCCGAGTCGACCGACACCCGCGCCGACCGGGTACCCGACTCCGGCCCCGGTGGGTCGGGTATCGAGTCGCCCGACCCGACCGCCAAGCTGTTGGTCGACTCGCCGACGGTGAAGGCGGCCGGTCCCGGCTACCTCGGTCGGCTCGCCGGAGCCAAGCGCCGCGCGGTCGTCCCGCTCTGGCTGCGCTCGCTCTCCGAGTTGAAGACCGCGTCCGGGTGGGTGGCCCGGCACTACGCCCACACCGCCGGTTACCACGCCCTGCGCGCCCCTGTGTATGCCGCGCGGCTGGCCCTTCAGGCGCCGGCCGGTGCGGCGCGGTTCGTGGGCGGCTCGATGCGGTGGGTCGCCGACCGTGAAGGCGAGCCCGTCCGACTCGCCGCCGTGCGCCGCGAGGACGCTGCCGAGTACCTGAAGCTGTCCCGACAGCGCGACGGCCGTGTCCGACTGCGGACCCTGGTCGCCGTGCTTGCCCTGTTCATCGGGGTCGGGGCGGCGCTGGCCATCTACGTGCTCGCCCCCGGCTGGCTGCAAGCCCTGTCGACCGGCGCCCTGATGCTGGCGCTCGGGTCGGCTGGTCGGAAGGCGGACGCGCCGGTCGTCCACAAGGCGGTGGAGCTTCCGGACGCGCCGAAGCTGACCAGTGACATCGTGCTGCGTGCGCTGGGGGCGCTGGGGATTCCGGCGATCAATCATGCGCAGGGCAAGGGGCAGGACGGGTTCGCGTTCACCGCGCCGATCACCCGGGACGGGCCCGGCTGGCGCGCCGAAGGTGATCTGCCCTATGGCGTCACGGTCACGGACGTGATCGAGCGCCGGGACCGGCTCGCGTCTGGTCTGCGCCGCCCGCTGGGCTGCGTGTGGCCCGAAGCGGTGCCGGATGAGCACACCGGCCGGCTGGTGTTGTGGGTCGGTGACCAGGACCTGAAGTCCGCGCGCAAGCCGGTGTGGCCGCTGCTGAAGTCCGGGACGGTGGACCTGTTCAAGCCCGTCCCATACGGCACCGACCAGCGCGGACGCTGGGTTGAAGTGACGCTGATGTTCATCGCCGGCGTCATCGGGGCGATCCCGCGCATGGGCAAGACGTTCCTTCTGCGTCTGCTGCTGCTCATCGCCGCGTTGGACCCGCGGGCGGAGCTGCACTCCTACGACATGAAGGGCACCGGCGACCTCGACCCGGTCGGCGAAGCCCTCTCCCACCGGCACGGTGTCGGCGAGGAAGACGAAACCCTCCAGTACGCGCTGGCCGACTTCCGCGCCCTGCGCGAGGAACTGCGCCGCCGCACGAAGGTGATCCGCTCGCTGCCGCGGGACATCTGCCCGGAGTCGAAGGTGACCAGCGAACTCGCTTCCAAGCGGTCTCTTGGCCTGCACCCCATCGTGATCGGGGTGGATGAGTGCCAGGTGCTGTTCGAGCACCCCGACTACGGCAAGGAGTTCGAGGAGATCGCCACCGACCTGGTCAAGCGCGGACCCGCCACGGGAATCGTGCTGCTGCTGGCCACTCAGCGGCCCGACGCCAAGTCCCTGCCCACCGGCATCAGCGCGAACGCGGGCGCCCGGTGGTGCCTGAAGGTCATGGGCCAGACCGAGAACGACATGGTCCTCGGCACCTCGTCCTACAAGCGCGGGGTGCGCGCGACCATGTTTGCCTGGGGTGACAAGGGCCTGCACTACTTCGTCGGTGAAGGCTCCGACGCCCGGATCGTGTCCAGCACCTTCGTGGACGCGCCCGGCGCCGACGCCATCGCCGCCCGCGCCCGCACCACCCGCGAGAAGGCCGGACTGCTGTCCGGCTACGCCCTCGGCGAGGCACCCGAAACCCCGACCGGCCCCGCCTACGACCTGCTCGCCGACGTCGCCGCGGTCGTCGCGGAGAAGGAAGAGCGGGTGTGGAACGAGCGGATCGCCGCCCGCCTCGCCGAACTCCGCCCCGACGTCTACGCCGGGTGGAAGGGCGAGAACGTCACGTCCGCGCTGAAGCCGCACGGCATCCGGACGCGGGACGTCGCCGGCACGACGGACGACGGCACCCGCACCACCCGGCGCGGCATCACCCGCGCCGACCTCCTCAAGGCGATTGCGGAGCGTAACGAAAAGCCGGGCGCCGCATAGGCCCGAACCGCTGCTACCGGTAGCAGCCACGCCTGCTACCGGTAGCACCCCCGCTAGCACCCCATCCGGGGTCTCACCTGTGATCTAGCGGATAGCACCCCACCTGTGGAAACCCCCGGAAACCCGCCTGGAGGGACCCTCATGACCCCCATCGTCCTTGCTATCACCTGCCTGATAGCCGTCACGCTCGGTTACGGCGGGCTGTGTGCGGCCTCGCCGTTCGGTGACTGCCGCCGCTGTCACGGCATGGGTCACAAGCTCAAGCACGACCGCAAGGGCCGGTTGAAGCGCGGCAAGAACTGCCGCCGCTGCCGCGCCACCGGCAAGCGCATCCGCGCCGGCCGCTGGCTCTACAACCGGTGGGCCCGCATCTACCGCGCCGGCACCGACACTCCTCGCCCGGAAGGCTTCTGATCGATGGTCCTCGACATTTCCGCCGTGCTCCTCTTCGGCGCCGCCTCCGCCCTCGCCGTGCGCACCCGCTCCGCCAACGCGGGCGCCGCTCTGGTCCTGTTCCTGTTCGGCTTCTTCGCCGCCGGAACCGGCGCCTACGGCCCGATCCACGACCTCGTGCAGGCGTCCGCTGACGCCCTGTCCGCCCTCGGCAAGTAGGGAGCCCTGACGTGAACGAGCCCGCCCGCCGCCACGCGGTACCCATGGCGGCCCCGGACGTCCACCAGCTCGCCCCCGTCGTCATGCGGCCGGCGGCCCCCGTCCCTGTCCAGCCGCACACCGTGCCGAGCGTGGCGAGCGTCGTCCTCCCGGACGGCCGGATCGTCTCCGGCTACGCCATCGACCCCGTACAGCCGGAACCGGTCGCGGCCAAGCCGGTCATCTCCCGCGCGGCGGCGAACATCGCCCTCGGAGGCGTCGGCTTCCTCGCCGTGTGCGGCGGACTGCTGCTGCTCACCACGTTCATCGCCGCCCTCACCGCACTCATCACTCAGCTCATCACCCTCGCCGTGGTGCTGTTCGGGGGGTTCATCGCCGTGCAGGTCACCGCCGGCCGCCGCGGCGGTGGGACCACGGTCAACATCCGCAAGGCCGTGATCAAGCGCAACCACTTCCACGGCTGAGAGCAATCAGCGCGAGACGTATAGCGGCGCTTCTCCGCGGAAGAAACGGCCGTAGTCCTCGGTCTCGGTCGGGAGGACCGGGTACGCAGCAACATCCGGTATGCGGCCGAGCATGTCGTACACAACGTTCTCCGGCTCCCGCGTCTGGTCGGGTGCCTGGCTGTTCAGCACCAGATCGATGACCGGGGGGCGTGCCCACTCAACTTCAAGTTCTGCCAGGCCAACCCGGAGTGGACTGGCCTGCGTTCCAGCCGCGCGGGCCCTCGCACCAAGAGAAAAGCCCCTGGGCGAGTACAGAACGGCACTTTGGGCGGCCACATCCAGTGCCTTGCCCACTAGCTCATCGACTCTGCCGATCTGAACGAGTGCGGCGTAGCACTTCGCTTCAAAGATCACGGTCATGGGGCACCCGGCTACTTCACCTCTGGCGATCACGTCGATCTGCCGAAGACGTCCGCTGAGCACCCCCCGAACGCGCACGTCACGTTCCACGCGGGCGTTCCCCAAGTCGGCCACGGCGCGTTCGACGTCCTCCTCGAACTTGCGCCAGAACTCCTTGCCCGGTGACTTGTCTCGCTGCTTCACGCTGCTCACCGGCCACATTCTGCCTGCGTTGATCATCCAGCGTGGCAGTTCTCCACCACATGAACGAGGGCGACCCCGTCTCGCCAAAGTCCGGGCCGCCCTCACCATCCAGCACCCCGATAAGGAACTGGAGACATCCAGCATGACGCAACCCATCCCCATCGGGCGAGCCCCCGGCTACCCGCCCCGCCTGCTCGCGCTGTGCGCCGGCTACGGCGGACTGGAGACCGCGATCACCGCCGGGACCGGCGGCCAGGTCGTCGCGTTCGCGGAGAACGACCCGCACGCGGCGGCGGTGTTCGCCGCGCACCACGTCGGAGTGCCGAACCTCGGGGACATCACCGCCGTGGACTGGCAGCGGGTGCGGGACCTGTACGCGCCGGACGTGATCGGTGCGGGGTTCCCGTGCCGCAACATCAGCAACGCGGGACGAAGGGACGGGATCAATGGGCAGTGGTCGAGGGTCTGGAAAAACGTCGCTGAGGCTGTGGGCGTCGTTCGACCGGGCTACGTCTTCCTGGAAAACGTGGCGGCGCTCCGCTCGCGGGGGCTGGACACCGTCGCCGCGGACCTGGCCGCGCTCGGGTATGACGTCCGGTGGACATGTCTACGAGCTGGTGACGAAGAAGTCGGCGCCCCGCACACGCGGGACCGCTGGTTCGCAGTTGCCTATCCCGCTGCTGAAAACCCCGACCTCGCAGCTTGGAACCAACGGCGGCCCGCAGCCCCCGGCGAAGCGGAAGGCGGGCGGACACGGCCCGACGCTGGAGGACGAAGTGGTCTTCCTGCTGCCCCTGTGGCCCGACACGGAGTAACCCCGCTCCCCACCCCCACCGCCGCCGACTCGAGGGGGACCGCGAACTTCAGGACCGACGGCACCCCGGACGGAAACGGGTACGGCAGCACCCTGACGGACGCCGTCCGCAGCCTGCTGCCCACCCCGGCCGCCCGGGACTGGAAGTCCGGCGCCTCCAACCTGCTCGGCACCAACTCCCGCCCGCTCAACGAGGTCGTCGTCAACCTGCTGCCGACCCCGAAGGCGTCGGACGGCCCGCACGGCGGCCCCAACCAGCGCGACACCGCCGGGAACTACTACCTCCCCGGCCAGGCCGTCCGCCTCGACGACCGGTGGGTAGCGACCAACGGCACCGACTACGGACCCGCCATCCGCCGCTGGGAGCACGTCACCGGCCGGCCGGCGCCCTGCCCGACCGAACCGGGCACCCGCGGCAACCGCCGCCTGGCCCCGGTGTTCGTGGAATGGATGATGGGTCTGCCCGCCGGTTGGGTCACCGCCGTGCCCGGCATCCCGCGCAAGGAACAGCTCAAGATCCTCGGCAACGGCGTCGTCCCCCAACAGGCCCACCACGCCTACAACCTGCTCCTCGGCCTCAACCAGGCCACGCCCGGCGACACGGGGGCGGCGGCATGAGCGAGCACCTGATGCGCGCCGCCCTGGACGCCGCCGCACGCGGCTGGCACGTCTTCCCGCTGCGCCCCGGCACCAAGCGGCCCGCACTGCATGGGGAACAGTCCTGCCCCTGCACCGGCGAGTGCGCCCGCGGGCACGTGAAGTGGGAGCAGCGCGCCACCACCAACCCCGACCGCATCCGCACCGCCTGGTCGCGGGCGCCGTTCAACGTCGGTATCGCGTGCGGTCCTTCCGGGCTGTTGGTGGTCGACCTGGACGTGCCCAAGGACAAGAGCAGTTCGGACGCGCCTTGCGGCGCGGCGACCTTCACGGCGCTCTGCGAGCGCGCCGGGCACGCCGTCCCCGACACCTACCGGGTGCGGACCGCGAGCGGCGGCGAGCACCTCTACTTCACCGTCCGGGCCGGGGTACGGCTCGCCAACACCGCTGGGACCGTGGCCACTTCGGTCGACACCCGAGCGTGGGGCGGCTACGTCGTCGCTGCCGGCAGCATCACACCGGCCGGAACCTACGAGCCGCTGAACGCCCCTGATGCCGCTCCGCTGCCCGCATGGCTGCTGAGCATCCTCCAACCCGTCCCCGCGCCGTCTGAGACCCCGTTGCGGCTGCCCGCAGTGGATGGGAGCCGGGCTGCTCTGACCGCGCTGGAACGCGAGTGCGCGATGGTGGCCGCCGCCCCCAAGGGCGCCCGCAACATGATGCTGAACCGGTCCGCGTTCAAGGTGGGACGGTTCGTCGCGTGGGGCGACCTCCCCCGGCAGGTGGCAGAGGACGCCTTCCAAGGGACGGGCGAGGCGGCCGGACTCACCGCTGCCGAGTGCCGCACCACCATCCGCAGCGCCCTGGACAACAGCATCCGCAAAGCCCGCCCGCGGGAGGCGGCATGAACCCCCGCCGAACCCCCCGCTTGGAAGGCCAACCCACACATCCCGACCAGCCGCACCCCGCCGAACAAGCCCAGCCGCGACCGACCGTGCGCGAGCCGAAAGGCGCCGCCCGCAAGGGCGTCCCCTCTGCTGTTCGCCCTGACCCGCAGACCGGAGACGGGCGGTACCCCGTCGCGTGGCTGCACATCCGGGCCCCACAGGGCGCGACGCCGTCCGCATGGTCGGTCTGCCTGTGCGGCCGTGACCAGCGGGCGTTCGGCAAGCGCCGGGTGCTCGCCCTCATCGCAGACCACGCCGACCACCGCGACCACTGCCCGATCCGCACTCCACAGGAAGGGAGGACCGCAGCATGACCGACACCGCCGACAGCGAGTGCGAGGAACTGCCGTCGCCGTCCAACCCCCTGGCCGTGGCCCGCAGGCTCCTGCCGGACTGGCAGACCGACAACGGCCGTCTCACCTGCCGGCGCTGGCGCGGCTCGTGGATGCGGTGGACCGGTGCGCACTGGCGGGAGCTGGACGAAGCGCAGGTGCGGGCCGCGATGTACGAGCGGCTGGAGCACGCCGTCTACCGGGTCCCGGTCAAGGACGGGCAGATGGAAGAGCGGGCGTGGGCGCCGACGAAGCAGAAGATCAGCAACCTGCTCGACGCCCTCGGTGCCATCACCCTCCTGCCCACCGACACCGACGCCCCCGCCTGGATCGGCACCCGCGGCCCCGTCGACCGGGACGAGGGAACCATCGTGGCGTGCGCGAACGGCCTGCTGCGCATCCGCGACCGGGAGCTTCTGCCGCACGGGCCGGGCTTCTTCAACCTCGTCTCCGTGCCGTTCGCCTACGACCCCGCCGCACGGGCCCCGGCGTGGGAACGGTTCCTGGCGCAGATCTGGCCGGACGCCCCCGACGCCATCGCCGCACTCCAGGAGTGGTTCGGCTACGTCCTGTCCGGTCGCACCGACCAGCAGAAAATCATGCTCATGGTCGGCCCTTCCCGCTCGGGCAAGGGCACCATCGCGCGGGTGCTGAAAGAGCTGGTCGGCAAGGACAACCTGGCCGGACCCACGCTCGCCGGGCTCGGCACGAACTTCGGTCTCGCCACGCTGATCGGCAAGCCGCTCGCAGTCATCTCCGACGCCCGCCTAGCCGGCAACGACAGCAGTCAGGTCGTGGAACGGCTGCTCACCATCTCCGGTGAGGACACCATCGACATCGACCGCAAGTACCGGGAGCAGTGGACCGGCAAGCTGCCCACGCGGCTGATGATGCTCTCCAACGAACTGCCGCACTTCGG is from Streptomyces seoulensis and encodes:
- a CDS encoding DUF2637 domain-containing protein produces the protein MTSQAVERATVPPLTRSETGLAGVGALAAAGVGALGLISSFDAVSLAAARWGFGEPWMLPVGIDTAIPVFTVANLLLIRMDMALAWVRFVPWALTLVTCGLNIAAGSAVWAKVAHGTMPLLWVVFSEIGAHIYAVRIGAATGRRMEKIRFSRWLLAPLSTFALWRRMTLWEVTSYSAALGMERERLLARADLHERFGRGWRRKTPRRERVMLRMGELTPATTAPVEPDPKPEPVQAPEPPASRPARKRSAKPKPATGQRTAAELLDEARTLAADWSDDAVNAEALRKALRCGSAAARQVRDALLAERQEARSLHAVNVTPAEAEGVAA
- a CDS encoding GGDEF domain-containing protein; translation: MSTLTTALLAALPLLAGWIVHVWWLHRCLTTARRDPLTGLVTRDGFTRRATALLKDPRAVVVLADVDKFKQINDTHGHAAGDVLLKATADRLAHHVGRTGVAGRLGGDEFAAVLIDPHGTADDMLTLLHGVLARPIDGHDPAIHTTVSLGWVRAADFPADDLSGLLRRADEAMYAAKQARSGTRRAGLGRLFATVAGRRSGRAGARSGGPVGVAV
- a CDS encoding DNA primase family protein, coding for MTDTADSECEELPSPSNPLAVARRLLPDWQTDNGRLTCRRWRGSWMRWTGAHWRELDEAQVRAAMYERLEHAVYRVPVKDGQMEERAWAPTKQKISNLLDALGAITLLPTDTDAPAWIGTRGPVDRDEGTIVACANGLLRIRDRELLPHGPGFFNLVSVPFAYDPAARAPAWERFLAQIWPDAPDAIAALQEWFGYVLSGRTDQQKIMLMVGPSRSGKGTIARVLKELVGKDNLAGPTLAGLGTNFGLATLIGKPLAVISDARLAGNDSSQVVERLLTISGEDTIDIDRKYREQWTGKLPTRLMMLSNELPHFGDSSGVIARRFIVLSMTVSWLGKEDTTLTDRLAAEMPGILNWALDGLARLQRAGRITAPVSSREAITTMQDTASPTSAFLRERCTTGPTCTVPVDALWTVWREWAEDNGVRPGTKQMFGRNLLSVVPQISRTRPRAASGERIATYQGLSLTS
- a CDS encoding restriction endonuclease, giving the protein MSSVKQRDKSPGKEFWRKFEEDVERAVADLGNARVERDVRVRGVLSGRLRQIDVIARGEVAGCPMTVIFEAKCYAALVQIGRVDELVGKALDVAAQSAVLYSPRGFSLGARARAAGTQASPLRVGLAELEVEWARPPVIDLVLNSQAPDQTREPENVVYDMLGRIPDVAAYPVLPTETEDYGRFFRGEAPLYVSR
- a CDS encoding DNA cytosine methyltransferase, which produces MTQPIPIGRAPGYPPRLLALCAGYGGLETAITAGTGGQVVAFAENDPHAAAVFAAHHVGVPNLGDITAVDWQRVRDLYAPDVIGAGFPCRNISNAGRRDGINGQWSRVWKNVAEAVGVVRPGYVFLENVAALRSRGLDTVAADLAALGYDVRWTCLRAGDEEVGAPHTRDRWFAVAYPAAENPDLAAWNQRRPAAPGEAEGGRTRPDAGGRSGLPAAPVARHGVTPLPTPTAADSRGTANFRTDGTPDGNGYGSTLTDAVRSLLPTPAARDWKSGASNLLGTNSRPLNEVVVNLLPTPKASDGPHGGPNQRDTAGNYYLPGQAVRLDDRWVATNGTDYGPAIRRWEHVTGRPAPCPTEPGTRGNRRLAPVFVEWMMGLPAGWVTAVPGIPRKEQLKILGNGVVPQQAHHAYNLLLGLNQATPGDTGAAA
- a CDS encoding RRQRL motif-containing zinc-binding protein; this translates as MSAYAKCFDPAGARFGIPTYPWHFAPDGYATRRQLRASGLRPGGQEVAAQIMRTHRGRKAGVQVAFLYRVDRAKPVRPMTSRKWGALALAMLARRTCPNCRITYGYCIPTSLGVCVACAYPDEQRTAAHAA
- a CDS encoding cell division protein FtsK, producing MKHPDDDNELFNRLEAEIAADSGGDVVDLNAARSARAESTDTRADRVPDSGPGGSGIESPDPTAKLLVDSPTVKAAGPGYLGRLAGAKRRAVVPLWLRSLSELKTASGWVARHYAHTAGYHALRAPVYAARLALQAPAGAARFVGGSMRWVADREGEPVRLAAVRREDAAEYLKLSRQRDGRVRLRTLVAVLALFIGVGAALAIYVLAPGWLQALSTGALMLALGSAGRKADAPVVHKAVELPDAPKLTSDIVLRALGALGIPAINHAQGKGQDGFAFTAPITRDGPGWRAEGDLPYGVTVTDVIERRDRLASGLRRPLGCVWPEAVPDEHTGRLVLWVGDQDLKSARKPVWPLLKSGTVDLFKPVPYGTDQRGRWVEVTLMFIAGVIGAIPRMGKTFLLRLLLLIAALDPRAELHSYDMKGTGDLDPVGEALSHRHGVGEEDETLQYALADFRALREELRRRTKVIRSLPRDICPESKVTSELASKRSLGLHPIVIGVDECQVLFEHPDYGKEFEEIATDLVKRGPATGIVLLLATQRPDAKSLPTGISANAGARWCLKVMGQTENDMVLGTSSYKRGVRATMFAWGDKGLHYFVGEGSDARIVSSTFVDAPGADAIAARARTTREKAGLLSGYALGEAPETPTGPAYDLLADVAAVVAEKEERVWNERIAARLAELRPDVYAGWKGENVTSALKPHGIRTRDVAGTTDDGTRTTRRGITRADLLKAIAERNEKPGAA
- a CDS encoding DUF6284 family protein, yielding MNHVVTLQDAITAYADFMEPTSAELDAIEREMPVILADVELLDAHIATIDRTPTELDTRRIRRARRQALAARVALLNRTAAAGAPGGAA
- a CDS encoding bifunctional DNA primase/polymerase, translating into MSEHLMRAALDAAARGWHVFPLRPGTKRPALHGEQSCPCTGECARGHVKWEQRATTNPDRIRTAWSRAPFNVGIACGPSGLLVVDLDVPKDKSSSDAPCGAATFTALCERAGHAVPDTYRVRTASGGEHLYFTVRAGVRLANTAGTVATSVDTRAWGGYVVAAGSITPAGTYEPLNAPDAAPLPAWLLSILQPVPAPSETPLRLPAVDGSRAALTALERECAMVAAAPKGARNMMLNRSAFKVGRFVAWGDLPRQVAEDAFQGTGEAAGLTAAECRTTIRSALDNSIRKARPREAA